The genomic segment TTCCGCCGCCTGGCGGCGGCGATGGGCCGCCCGGACCTGGCCGACGACCCCCGGTACGCCACCCACGCCGCCCGCGGCGCGCACCAGGCCGAACTCGACGACCTGATCGCGGCGTGGACCGTCACGTTCGAGCCGGCCGCGCTGCTGCGGCTGCTGCATCTGAGCGGCGTACCGGCCGGGTCGGTCTACACCGCCCGGGAGATGCTGGCCGACGAGCACTTCGCCGCGCGCGAGGCGATCGTCGAACTCGACCACCCGGAGATGGGCGCGTTCCCGATGCAGAACGTCGCGCCCCGGCTGTCCCGCACCCCGGGCCGGCTGCGTTCGGTGGGCCCCCGGCTGGGCGAGCACACCGACGAGGTCCTGCGCCAGGTCCTGTGCCTGGCCGACGACCGGATCACCGAACTGCGCGCCGCCGGCGCGATCTGAGGAGGCAGTCATGGCGAAGAACCCGCACGTGGTGAAGAAGCGCTCGATCTCCGCGCCGGCCGCGCGGGCGATGGTGGCCGCCGCCGTCGCCCGCGCCGAGGAGATGGGCTTCGCGGTCACCGTCGCGGTGTGCGACGAGAGCGGCGTGCTCAAGGCGTACGAGCGGATGGACGGCGCGCCGCTGGTGAGCGTCCAGCTGGCGCAGGACAAGGCGTACACGGCCGTCGGTTTCGGCCTCAGCAGCGACGGCTGGTACGACTTCATCAAGGACGACGGCCCGCTGGCCATGGGCGCCCCGCCCGCGATCGACCGGCTGGTGACCTTCGGCGGTGGCTATCCGGTGAAGGTCGACGACGTGCTGGTCGGCGGCATCGGGGTCAGCGGCGGCCACTACACGCAGGACATGGAGGTCGCGCAGGCCGGACTGAAGGCGCTGTCTTGAACGTCGAGATCGTCGAGGTCGGCCCCCGGGACGGCCTGCAGAACCACCCGGCGGAGCTGACCACCGGGCAGAAGGCCGAACTGGTACGCCGGGCGGTCGCGGCGGGCAGCCGGCGGGTCGAGGTGACGAGCTTCGTCAACCCGGCGAAGGTGCCGAAGCTCGCCGACGCCGACGCGCTGATGGCACTGGTCCGTGACGAGCCGGGCCTGGCCGCGATCGGCCTGGTGATGAACGGGCGCGGACTGGACCGGGCGGTCGCCGCAGGCGTCACCGAGGTCAACTTCGTGGTGGTCGCCACCGACACGTTCTGCCGGCGCAACCAGGGCACGACCACCGCGGAGGCGGTCGCGGAGGTGCGGCGGCTGCTGCCCCGGGCCCGGGAACAGGGGCTGCGCGCGTCGGTCACGGTCGGGGCCGCGTTCGGCTGCCCGTTCGAGGGGGAGACGCCGCCGGAGCGCGTGCTGCGCGTCGTCGACGACCTGGCACCGGTGGCGCCGGACGAGGTGGCGCTCGCCGACACCATCGGCGTGGCCGTGCCGTCCCAGGTGGAGCGGCTGTTCACGGCCGTGCGCGAGCGCACCGGCGCGAGCCTGCGCGGGCACTTCCACAACACCCGCAACCTGGGCCTGGCCAACGTCCTGGCCGCCGTCGGGGCCGGGGCGCGGGCGATCGACGCCAGCGTCGGCGGCATCGGCGGCTGCCCGTTCGCGCCGGCCGCCACCGGCAACGTGGCCACCGAGGACGTGGTGTACGCGCTGGAACGCTCCGGGACCCGGACCGGGGTGTCGCAGGAGGCGGCCATCGGCAACGCCAGGTGGCTGGGCGAGGTGTTCGGCGCCGAGCTGCCGGGCATGCTGAGCCGGGCCGGTGGGTTCCCGTGACCGGGCCGCTGGCCGGACTGCGGGTGCTGGACCTGACCAGCACGTTCTCCGGTCCGTACTGCACGCTGATGCTGGCCGACCTGGGCGCCGAGGTGATCAAGGTGGAGCCGCCGGGCGGCGACATCGCCCGCCAGCTCGGCGCCGCCCGCACCCCCGGCATGGCGGCGGTGTTCCTCAACATGAACCGGGGCAAGAAGAGCGTCCTGCTGGACCTCAAGGCGCCCGCCGACCGGGCCGCGTTCGACCGGCTCGTGCCGACGGTGGACGTGCTGGTGCACAACATGCGCCCGGCCGCCGTGGCCCGGCTCGCGCTCACCTACGACGACGTGCGGGCGCTGCACCCGGCGATCGTCTACTGCGCGATCCCGGGGTTCCGGAGCACCGGCCGGCAGGCCGACCGGCCCGCGTACGACGACGTGATCCAGGGCGCCTCCGGGATCGCCCGGCTGCAGAGCGTCAACCAGGACCAGCCCGGGTACGTCGTCACGCCGCTCGCCGACAAGATCACCGGACTCACCGCGTCCACCGCCGTGCTCGCCGCGTTGCGGCACCGCGACGCCACCGGCGAGGGGCAGCGCGTCGAGGTGCCGATGTTCGACACGATGGTCGCCTTCGGCCTGCTCGAACAGCTCGACGGCTGGACGTTCGACCCGCCCACCGGGCCGCCGCTCTACCCGCGTACCGCCGCGCCGAACCGCCGTCCGTACGCCACCGCGGACGGGCACCTGTGCGTGCTGATCTACACCGGCCGGCAGTGGGAACGGTTCCTCACCCTGGTCGGGCGCGCCGACCTGCTGCGCCACCCCGACTACGACACCGTCGGCAAGCGGATCGCCAACGCCGACGGGCTCTACCGGGTGGTCGCCGACGTGCTGCGCGGGCGTACCACCGCCGAGTGGCTGGCGGAGCTGTCGGCGATCGACGTGCCGTGCGCGCCGCTGGCGGGCTACGAGGAGATCCTGCGCGAGGAGGAACGGGCCGAAACGGGTCTGGTGTCGATCGTCGAGCACCCGGTGGCCGGGCGGCTGCGCAGCATCGCCCCGCCGATCGTCATGTCGGCCTCGCCGCTGCCGGCCGGTCGGCTCGCGCCGACGCTCGGCGAGCACACCGACGAGGTGCTCGCCGGTCCCGAGGGGAGCAGCGGATGAGGGGCAGGGTCGCCGTCGTCACCGGCGCCGGATCGGGGATCGGGCTCGCCGTCGCCCGGCGGCTGGCCGACGAGGGCGCCGAGGTGGTCTCCGCCGACCTGGACGTGTCCGCGTGCGTGGGCGTCCCGGTCACCGCCGACCTGGGCACCCCGGCCGGCGTCGCCGCCGTCGTGCGGGAGGTGACCAGCCGGTACGGGGGCGCGGACGTGCTCGTCAACAACGTGGCGCTCGCGCCGTACCGGGACGCCTTCACCGACATCGACGACGCGGCCTGGCAGCGCACCTGGGACGTCAACGTGATGTCCTGCGTGCGGCTGTGCCGCGCGCTCGTGCCGCTCATGGTCGAGCGGGGCGGCGGCAGCGTGGTCACCATCGGCTCCGAGGCGGCGCGGCACCCGAAGCCGCACATGCTCGACTACGCGGTCAGCAAGGCCGCGCTGCTCAGCCTCGCCAAGGGCCTGGCCCTGGAGTACGGCTCCCGGGGCGTGCGGGTGAGCACCGTCGCGCCCGGCCCGACGCGGACCGCGACCATGGACGCCTACCTGGAGTCGGTCGCGCTCCGGCTGGGCATCGACGTCTCCGCCGCCGCCGACCACGTGGTGCACGAGCTGCGCCGGCTGCCGCTGGGCCGGATGAACGAGCCGGAGGACGTCGCCGAGGTGGTGCTGTTCCTCGCCGGGGACCGGGCCCGGCAGGTGACCGGTTCGGAGTACGCCGTCAACGGCGGTTCCACCGCGTCGATGTAGGTTCACCATCGGTGAACAGAGGGGGACGCATGGGCCGGGCCACGCAGTCGGCGTACGAGTCGATCAAGACGCGCATCCTCGGCGGGGCGTACGAGCCGGGGAAGAAGCTGTCCGAGGAGGATCTCGCCGCCGCGGTGGGGGTGAGCCGCACCCCCGTACGGGAGGCGCTGCGCCGGCTGCACGCCGAGGGCCTGGTGGACTGGGAGGCCAACCGGGGCGCCACCGTACCGGCCTGGCGCGAGCAGGACCTGGAGGAGATCTTCGAGCTGCGCGCCCTGCTGGAGGGGTACGGCGCCGAGCTGGCCGCGACCCGGATCACGCCGGAGGAGATCGCCCGGCTGCGCGAGCTGTGCGCCGAGATGGAGGGCTACGCGGCCGGTCAGCGGCGGGACCGGGCGGACCGGATCGCGGTCTGCAACGCGCAGTTCCACGAGATCATCCTGGGCGCCGGGCGGAACCGCCGGTTGAGCGCGCTGCTCGGGGCGGTGGTGCAGACGCCGCTGGTGAACCGCACGTTCCGCCGGTACGACGAGGCGGCGATGGCGCGCAGCATGTCGCACCACCGGGAGCTGATCGACGCGTTCGAGGCACGCGACCGGGCCTGGGCCGGCTCGGTGATGCGGGCGCACATCCTGGCCGCGCGCGCCACCCTCGGCACGCCCTGACCCACGCCGGGCCGGGGACACGTCGTAACCCTCGACGGTCCCGGCCCGGCGGCACGGGTCATTCGGCGGACGCCTCGGCGCGGCGCACCACCTCGGTGGCGGCACGCACCACCGCCCGGTCCAGCAACCGCCCGTCGGCGTCGGTGGCCACCCCGGAGCCGCCACGTTCGGCCCGCTCCAGCGCCGCCAGCACGGCCCGGGCGGAGGCCACCTCCTCGGCGGTCGGGGTGAACACCTCGTTGATGGTCGCGACCTGCCCGGGGTGGATGGCGCTGCGGGCCCGGAAGCCCTGCCGCAGCAGCGCCCGGGTGGTCCGCTCCAGCCGTTCCGGGTCGCGCAGCGTCGTCTCCACCGGCCCCACCGCGGGGGCGATGCCGGCGGCCGCCGACGCGACGACGACCTGGGAGCGGATCGGGGCGAACTCCGCCCGGTCCGGCCCGGGCTGCAACCCCAGCTCACCGGCGAGGTCCGCCTCGCCGAGGCCGAGCCGCAGCACCCGGGGCGCTTCGGCCACCCGCGGCGCGGTGAGCACGCCCCGGGCGGTCTCGATCAGCGCCACCACCCGGAACGCCGGGGCGTCCGGACCGAGCCGCCGCTGTACCCGGGTCAGCGCGGCGTCGACCTCGGCGAGCAGCTCCAGCTCGGCCTTCGGCACCCACACCCCGGCCGCGGCGGGGGAGAGGACCTCGACGTCCGCCTCGACCTGGTCGCTGTTGATCCGCACCCACAGCTCGGGTGCGGACGGCGCGGCGGCGCCCAGGAACCCGGCGACCGTCTCCCGGGCCTGCGCCTTGCGGGCCGGCGTGACCGCGTCCTCCAGGTCGAGCACGAGCGCGTCCGCGCCCCGCCCGGCCGACTTGTCCAGCAGGTCCGCCCGGTCGCCCGGCACGTACAGGTAACTGCGCGCCACCGCCGCCATGTCGTTCCCCCTACCGCTGCGGGCGGGCGAGGTAGCGGCCGGCCGGCTCGCCGGTGACCTTGCCGTCGACGAGCACGTGCTGCCCGCGCACGAAGGTGTCGGTGACCCGGGCGGTCAGCTCGAAGCCCTCGAACGGCGTGTACTCCTGCGTCGACTCGGAGTCCTCGGCGCGCACCGTCCAGGTCGAGTTCGGGTCGACCAGGCAGATGTCGGCGTCGTAGCCCTGCAGCAGCGCGCCCTTGTTGCGCAGGCCGAAGCGCTGCGCCGGGTTCCACGAGGTCAGCTCCGCCACCCGCTGGTACGACAGACCGCGCCGGTTGCCCTCGGTGACCAGGCCGGGCAGCAGGTACTCGGCGCCGCCGAAGCCGGACTTGGCGACGAAGATGTCGTCGCGCGGCTCACCGAACTTGACCTCGTCCTTGCAGCAGGCGTGGTCGCTGACCACCCAGTCGATCTTGCCGTCCAGGACGTACCCCCAGAGCGCCTCGACGTCGGCGCGCGGGCGCAGCGGCGGGTTGACCTTGCCGCCCAGGCCGTGCGCGGTGTCGATGTCGGCCACCAGGTGACCGATGGTCACCTCGCGACGGAAGTCGATGTGCGGGAACGCCCGCGCCATCCGCAGCGCCGCGTCGACCGCCTTCTCCGAGGTCAGGTGCAGCAGGTTGATCTTCGGCAGCCCGGTCTCGTGCGCCAGGTACGACGCGATCGACACGGCCAGTCCCTCGGAGTGCGGCGGCCGCGACGCGTGGTACGCCTCCAGCCCGCGCAGCGTGCCGTCCTGCTCGACCTGCTTGGTGTACGCGCTCATGATCTCGGCGGTCTCGCAGTGCAGCGACAGCGAGATCTCGTCGGCCAGCTCGGGGAAACGCTCCCGGGCCGCCTGGACGCCCCGCATCACGAACTCGAAGTGGGCGTAGTCGTACCGCTCGCCCTCCGGGATCATCAGGAACGAGTTCTGGTCGGTGGACCGGCCGTGCAGGCCGTGGCTGCCGTAGAACATGAAGATCTTGAACGAGGTGACCCCGTGCTCCTCCACCAGCGACGGCACCTCACCGATGTGCTCCCGCGACATCGGCGCCAGGTGGAAGCCGTAGTCGATGTAGGAGCGGCCCTCGGTCGCGGCCAGCACCTCGGGGAAGAAGTCCGCGTACCGGCCGCCGCGGTTGAGGTAGTACTGCCCGGTGCGCATGTAGTTCAGCGCCGTGGTGACGCCGCCCTGCACCGACGCGCGGCTCTCCGAGACGGCGTCCTCGCTCAGCGGGTTGTAGATGCCCCAGTGCTGGTGGGCGTCGACCACGCCGGGGAAGGCGAGCCGGCCGCCGCCGTCGACGACCTGGGCGGCCTCCGCCCGGTCGATCTGCGGGGCGACGCGGCTGATCCGCCCGTCGGTGACGCCGATGTCCATCAGCTCGGGTTCGGGCCGGTCGTGCCGGACCACGCGGACGTTCGTCAGCAGCAGGTCGTAGGTGCTCATGGTGTTGCTCCTCGTGCTCGGTTCAGCGGCGGTTGATCAGGCCCATCAGGCCGTGGACGTCGGGGGCCCGGTCCAGCCGGTGGACCTCCTCGGTGATGCGGTCGGCGGTCGCCTCCGGCAGGGCGGCGGCGTTGGTGCGGAACTTGACCGCCAGTTCGGCGTCGCTGAGCGGACGCTGCGGCCCGCCCCGGTTGGCGAGCACCTCCTGCACCCACTCCTGCCCGTCGCGGGTGACCACCCGCAGCACGGCCGGGAACTGGTGCGGGAAGATGGCGTCGCACCGCTCGTCGCCCACCACGTCGACGCGCGCCATCAGCTCCCGCCGCTGCGGGTCGTGTGCCAGGGCGTCGGTGAAGTCGGCGAGGTCCACGCCGAGACCGCCGCCGCCGATCAGGCCGGCGACGACCGCGTACGGGCCGCTGAACTGCGCCTCGTAACCGGTCTGCGGTGCGCGCTTGCGCTCGATGGGCTGGCCGATGGTGCGTACCGTCGGCGTCGGCACGCCGAGCGTGATCGACTCGATCTGGTCCAGCGGCAGCCCGCGCTCGCGCAGCGCGATCGCCGCGTCGATGGCCGCGTGGGTGAAGTGGTTCGCCGGGTACGGCTTGAAGAAGATGCCCGGTACGGCCCAGTCGGTGCCGAGGCCGCGGACGATCTCGTCGCCGTCGAACTCGCCGCGCAGGAACGCCTGGAAGAAGCCGAAGCGTCCCTCCAGCACGGTCGGCGGGCCGGTCACGCCGTGCCGGGCCAGCTGCGCGGCGCTGACCGCCGCGTGCGCGGCCCAGCCGCAGTGGATCCGCTTGACCGTGCCGCCGTTGCGGTTGGACTCGATCAGCCCGGCCGCCATCGAGGCGGACACCCCGAGCGCGTCGAGCGCGCCGTCGGCGTCCAGCTTCAGCAGCCGGGCCGCGGCGACCGCGCCGCCGAGCGTGCCGCAGATCGAGGTGGCGTGCTGCCCGTGCTCGAAGAAGACGGAGTTGCCGGCGGCCGGGTCGTAGCCGGCCATGCCGAGCCGGACGCACACCTCCAGGCCGACGGCGATGGCCGCGACGGTCTCCTGCCCGGACGCCCCGGACGCCTCGGCGGCGGCCAGCGCGGCCGGCACCACCGACGCGCTGGGGTGCAGCACCGACGGCAGGTGCGTGTCGTCGTAGTCGAGCGAGTGCGCCAGCACGCCGTTGGCGAACGCGGCCAGCGCCGCCGGCGCCTTGTCGTCCAGGCCGACGACGGTTGCCTGGCCCCGGCCGCCCTGTTCGGCGACGTAGGCGAGGGCCGCCTGGCTGGTCGGCAGCGGCCGGGCCGCCACGCAGAGCCCGAGCACGTCCAGGACGCGGGCCCGGACGCTGGCGACCACCTCGTCGGGCAGCGTGTCGGCGGCGGTGTCGGCGGCGAAGGCGGCCAGGTGGCGACCCAGTGTCGGTTCAGCCACGGCTGATCACCGCCAGCGGGCGCACCGGGGAGCCGGTGGCGCCGTACAGCGGCAGCGGCGCCATCACGAAGGTGAACTCGTGCACCCCGTCGCGGGCCAGCTCCTCCAGCGCCATCGTCTCGATCAGGTAGATGCCGTGCTCCACCAGCAGGATCCGGTGCGCCGGCAGCGAGCTGTGGCCCTTGCCCGGGTGCAGGCACTCGAAGGCGATGGTGTCCGCGCCGGCCGCGTGCACCTGACGCTGCGCCAGCCAGGTCGCGCCGTCCGCGCCGACCCCCGGTACGCCGGAGTCCTTGCCGATGTACTGGTTGCGGTCCTCGTGGTCGAACAGCCGGCCCCACCCGCTGCGGATGAGCACCACGTCGCCCGCGCCCACCGGCGTGCCCTGCCGGGACTCCGCGGCGTCCAGGTCGGCCGGGGTGATCTCGTAACCGGGCTCGCAGGCCTCCACGCCCAGCGCGGCGGGCACGTCCAGCAGCACGCCCCGGCGGACCATCGGCGCGACGGTGTGCACGCCCAGCTCGTCGAACCGGCCGCCGACCTGCGCTTCGGCGGCGTCGGCGCCGCCGTGCAGCCGGCCGTCCTGGGAGACGTGCGCGAGCGCGTCGACGTGGGTGCCGACGTGCGTGCCCATCACCAGCAGGTCGTTGGCGGCGGAGCCGCCGTCGGCGCGCACCATGTCGCCGTGGCGGCGGGGCAGGGTGAGCCCGAACGCCGGGTGGTTCGGCGACTGCGGCATGCCGACGGTCAGCCGCCGGCCCAGGTCGTAGATCGTGACACCGGCCTGCACGGCGTCGAGCAGGCGGTCGGCGGTTCTGGCAGTGGTGCCCACGGGGTTCCTCGCGTTTCGGCTGTCGGCGTCGTCAGGCGACGACGCCACGGGCTTTCAGGTCGGCGATCTCGGCCGGGTCGCAGCCGAGTTCCTCGACGAGCAGGGCGTCGGTGTCGGCGCCGGGGGAGCGGCCGGTGAACCGGATCCGGCCCGGCGTCTCCGACATCCGCCACATGACGTTGTGCATCCGCATCGGGCCGAGGTCCGGGTCGTCGACCGTGGTGATCATCTCGGTGGCCTGGACGTGCGGGTCCTCGACGATGTCCTTGGCGCTGTAGACCGGTGCGACGGCGGCGCCGGCCTCGGCGAACGCCGTGGCCACCTCGTCGCGGGTCCGCTCGGCGATCCACGACCCCACGTACTCGTCGAGCAGGTCCGCGTGCGCCACCCGGCCGACGCCGGTACGGAACCACGGCTCGTCGATCACCTCGGGGTGGCCCACCAGCCGCAGCACCCGCTCGGCGATGGCCTGGGCGCTGGTGGAGATGGCCACCCACGACCCGTCCTTGGTCTGGTACGTGTTGCGCGGCGCGTTGTTCGTCGAGCGGTTGCCCTGCCGCTGCTCCACCACACCGAGCTGGTCGTAGACAGTGGGGCCGGGACCGACAGCGGTCATGATCGGCTCCAGCAGGCTCATGTCGACGACCTGGCCCCGGCCGCCGGAGCGCTCCCGGTGCCACAGCGCCATCATCACCGCCGACGAGGTGGCGATGCCGCAGATGCTGTCGGCCAGCCCGAACGCGGGCAGCGTGGGCGGGCCGTCGGCCGTACCGGTCAGGTGGGCGAACCCGCTCATCGCCTCGGCCAGCGTGCCGAACCCGGCGCGGGAGGCGTACGGGCCGGTCTGCCCGAAGCCGGTGATCCGGGCGATCACCAGACCGGGGTTGACCCGGTGCAGTTCCTCCGGGCCGACGCCCCAGCGCTCCAGCGTGCCCGGCCGGAAGTTTTCCACCAGCACGTCGGCGCGCTCGGCCAGCCGCAGCAGCAGCGCCGCGCCCTCCGGCGCGGACAGGTTCAGCCCGACCAGCCGCTTGTTGCGGGAGATCTCCTTCCACCACAGGGGATGGCCGTCCTTGGCCTTGCCGTGGCCGCGCATGCTGTCACCCATGGTCGGGTGCTCGATCTTGATCACGTCGGCGCCGTAGTCGCCGAGGATCTGACAGCACAGCGGCCCGGCGAGGATCGTCGAGACGTCCAGCACCCGCAGGCCCGTCAGCGGTCCGTCACTCACCTGTTCCACCTCCCCAGTTCTGTTCCTGACCCGTCCGGCCGGCGACACGCTGCGCCGGCGGCCGGAAACCCAGTTCGGCGGAGATCTCCGCCGCCGCCGCGGCGACCAGTGCCCCGTGCGCCGCGCACACCTCCGGGGTGAACCGGTTCTGCGGCCCGCACAGCGAGATCGAGCCGAAGACCTGCCCGGTCGCGTAGCGCACCGGAGCCGCCACGCTTCCCGCGCCGTTCTGCCGTTCGCCCATGCTCACCGCGTACCCCTGGCGCCGGACCCGGCCCAGTTCGGCCCGCAGCTTCGCGGTGGAGGTGATCGTGACCGGGGTGATCGCGTCCAGCGGATGGTGGCCGAGGTAGTCGTCGACCTCGGCGTCCGGCAGCGCCGCCAGGATCGCCTTCGACGACGACCCGGAGTGCAGCGGGTGGCTGGTGCCCAGGGACACCGACATCCGGACCTCGTGCGGCGAGAGCACCTGGTCGATGTAGACGCGCGACCAGCCCTGCCGTACCGACAACGTGGCGGTCTCGCCGCTGTCGCGGACCAGCCGGACCAGGTACCGGCGCGCGATGTCCGGCACGTCCAGGGCGCGCAGCGCGGCCAGGCCCACGGCGAGCGCGCCGGTGCCGAGCCGGTAGCGCTTGGTCTCCTCGTTGAAGGTGAGGAAGTTGTCGGCCACCAGTTCCTTGAGGATCCGGTGCGCGACCGCCTTCGGCAGACCCAGTTCCCGCGCGATCGTCGACACGCCGAGGGTCTCCGGGGCCCGTTCGGCGATGATGTTGACGATGTCGAGGGCGCGTCCCAGACCGGAGCGGGTCCGGCCGGCGGTGCTCTCGACAACCGCTGTCGTGATCATCTCTCATCCTCCACAGTCGACGTGCGTGCGCGGGGTCGCCGGGCGTCAGGCGGGCGCGACGGGGGTCTTCCCGGGTGGCAGGCCGCCGGCCTGCCGGGGTCGCTCCCGCGCGATGACGAGCGCCACCGAGGCGAGCACCACGGCACCGGCGAGCACCTGTCGTCCGGACAACGATTCATCCAGCACCATCATGCCGAGCAGGACCGCCACCACCGGGTTGACGTACGCGTAGGTGGACGCGAGCTGGATCGGCGCGTTGCGCAGCAGCCAGGTGTAGACGCTGAAGCCGACCACCGTGCACACCAGCATCAGGTAGGTCCACGCCAGCCAGGACCGGCCGGTCACGTCGGCCGGGTCGAACCGTCCCAGCTCACCGCTGACCACGCTCGCCACCGCCACCGCGACGCCGCCGACGAGCATCT from the Micromonospora sp. WMMA1947 genome contains:
- a CDS encoding heme-binding protein, yielding MAKNPHVVKKRSISAPAARAMVAAAVARAEEMGFAVTVAVCDESGVLKAYERMDGAPLVSVQLAQDKAYTAVGFGLSSDGWYDFIKDDGPLAMGAPPAIDRLVTFGGGYPVKVDDVLVGGIGVSGGHYTQDMEVAQAGLKALS
- a CDS encoding hydroxymethylglutaryl-CoA lyase, coding for MNVEIVEVGPRDGLQNHPAELTTGQKAELVRRAVAAGSRRVEVTSFVNPAKVPKLADADALMALVRDEPGLAAIGLVMNGRGLDRAVAAGVTEVNFVVVATDTFCRRNQGTTTAEAVAEVRRLLPRAREQGLRASVTVGAAFGCPFEGETPPERVLRVVDDLAPVAPDEVALADTIGVAVPSQVERLFTAVRERTGASLRGHFHNTRNLGLANVLAAVGAGARAIDASVGGIGGCPFAPAATGNVATEDVVYALERSGTRTGVSQEAAIGNARWLGEVFGAELPGMLSRAGGFP
- a CDS encoding CoA transferase, whose translation is MTGPLAGLRVLDLTSTFSGPYCTLMLADLGAEVIKVEPPGGDIARQLGAARTPGMAAVFLNMNRGKKSVLLDLKAPADRAAFDRLVPTVDVLVHNMRPAAVARLALTYDDVRALHPAIVYCAIPGFRSTGRQADRPAYDDVIQGASGIARLQSVNQDQPGYVVTPLADKITGLTASTAVLAALRHRDATGEGQRVEVPMFDTMVAFGLLEQLDGWTFDPPTGPPLYPRTAAPNRRPYATADGHLCVLIYTGRQWERFLTLVGRADLLRHPDYDTVGKRIANADGLYRVVADVLRGRTTAEWLAELSAIDVPCAPLAGYEEILREEERAETGLVSIVEHPVAGRLRSIAPPIVMSASPLPAGRLAPTLGEHTDEVLAGPEGSSG
- a CDS encoding SDR family oxidoreductase, which translates into the protein MRGRVAVVTGAGSGIGLAVARRLADEGAEVVSADLDVSACVGVPVTADLGTPAGVAAVVREVTSRYGGADVLVNNVALAPYRDAFTDIDDAAWQRTWDVNVMSCVRLCRALVPLMVERGGGSVVTIGSEAARHPKPHMLDYAVSKAALLSLAKGLALEYGSRGVRVSTVAPGPTRTATMDAYLESVALRLGIDVSAAADHVVHELRRLPLGRMNEPEDVAEVVLFLAGDRARQVTGSEYAVNGGSTASM
- a CDS encoding GntR family transcriptional regulator gives rise to the protein MGRATQSAYESIKTRILGGAYEPGKKLSEEDLAAAVGVSRTPVREALRRLHAEGLVDWEANRGATVPAWREQDLEEIFELRALLEGYGAELAATRITPEEIARLRELCAEMEGYAAGQRRDRADRIAVCNAQFHEIILGAGRNRRLSALLGAVVQTPLVNRTFRRYDEAAMARSMSHHRELIDAFEARDRAWAGSVMRAHILAARATLGTP
- a CDS encoding CoA ester lyase, producing MAAVARSYLYVPGDRADLLDKSAGRGADALVLDLEDAVTPARKAQARETVAGFLGAAAPSAPELWVRINSDQVEADVEVLSPAAAGVWVPKAELELLAEVDAALTRVQRRLGPDAPAFRVVALIETARGVLTAPRVAEAPRVLRLGLGEADLAGELGLQPGPDRAEFAPIRSQVVVASAAAGIAPAVGPVETTLRDPERLERTTRALLRQGFRARSAIHPGQVATINEVFTPTAEEVASARAVLAALERAERGGSGVATDADGRLLDRAVVRAATEVVRRAEASAE
- a CDS encoding dihydroorotase family protein, with the protein product MSTYDLLLTNVRVVRHDRPEPELMDIGVTDGRISRVAPQIDRAEAAQVVDGGGRLAFPGVVDAHQHWGIYNPLSEDAVSESRASVQGGVTTALNYMRTGQYYLNRGGRYADFFPEVLAATEGRSYIDYGFHLAPMSREHIGEVPSLVEEHGVTSFKIFMFYGSHGLHGRSTDQNSFLMIPEGERYDYAHFEFVMRGVQAARERFPELADEISLSLHCETAEIMSAYTKQVEQDGTLRGLEAYHASRPPHSEGLAVSIASYLAHETGLPKINLLHLTSEKAVDAALRMARAFPHIDFRREVTIGHLVADIDTAHGLGGKVNPPLRPRADVEALWGYVLDGKIDWVVSDHACCKDEVKFGEPRDDIFVAKSGFGGAEYLLPGLVTEGNRRGLSYQRVAELTSWNPAQRFGLRNKGALLQGYDADICLVDPNSTWTVRAEDSESTQEYTPFEGFELTARVTDTFVRGQHVLVDGKVTGEPAGRYLARPQR
- a CDS encoding MmgE/PrpD family protein; amino-acid sequence: MAEPTLGRHLAAFAADTAADTLPDEVVASVRARVLDVLGLCVAARPLPTSQAALAYVAEQGGRGQATVVGLDDKAPAALAAFANGVLAHSLDYDDTHLPSVLHPSASVVPAALAAAEASGASGQETVAAIAVGLEVCVRLGMAGYDPAAGNSVFFEHGQHATSICGTLGGAVAAARLLKLDADGALDALGVSASMAAGLIESNRNGGTVKRIHCGWAAHAAVSAAQLARHGVTGPPTVLEGRFGFFQAFLRGEFDGDEIVRGLGTDWAVPGIFFKPYPANHFTHAAIDAAIALRERGLPLDQIESITLGVPTPTVRTIGQPIERKRAPQTGYEAQFSGPYAVVAGLIGGGGLGVDLADFTDALAHDPQRRELMARVDVVGDERCDAIFPHQFPAVLRVVTRDGQEWVQEVLANRGGPQRPLSDAELAVKFRTNAAALPEATADRITEEVHRLDRAPDVHGLMGLINRR
- a CDS encoding cyclase family protein, with the protein product MGTTARTADRLLDAVQAGVTIYDLGRRLTVGMPQSPNHPAFGLTLPRRHGDMVRADGGSAANDLLVMGTHVGTHVDALAHVSQDGRLHGGADAAEAQVGGRFDELGVHTVAPMVRRGVLLDVPAALGVEACEPGYEITPADLDAAESRQGTPVGAGDVVLIRSGWGRLFDHEDRNQYIGKDSGVPGVGADGATWLAQRQVHAAGADTIAFECLHPGKGHSSLPAHRILLVEHGIYLIETMALEELARDGVHEFTFVMAPLPLYGATGSPVRPLAVISRG
- a CDS encoding CoA transferase, which translates into the protein MSDGPLTGLRVLDVSTILAGPLCCQILGDYGADVIKIEHPTMGDSMRGHGKAKDGHPLWWKEISRNKRLVGLNLSAPEGAALLLRLAERADVLVENFRPGTLERWGVGPEELHRVNPGLVIARITGFGQTGPYASRAGFGTLAEAMSGFAHLTGTADGPPTLPAFGLADSICGIATSSAVMMALWHRERSGGRGQVVDMSLLEPIMTAVGPGPTVYDQLGVVEQRQGNRSTNNAPRNTYQTKDGSWVAISTSAQAIAERVLRLVGHPEVIDEPWFRTGVGRVAHADLLDEYVGSWIAERTRDEVATAFAEAGAAVAPVYSAKDIVEDPHVQATEMITTVDDPDLGPMRMHNVMWRMSETPGRIRFTGRSPGADTDALLVEELGCDPAEIADLKARGVVA
- a CDS encoding IclR family transcriptional regulator, with amino-acid sequence MITTAVVESTAGRTRSGLGRALDIVNIIAERAPETLGVSTIARELGLPKAVAHRILKELVADNFLTFNEETKRYRLGTGALAVGLAALRALDVPDIARRYLVRLVRDSGETATLSVRQGWSRVYIDQVLSPHEVRMSVSLGTSHPLHSGSSSKAILAALPDAEVDDYLGHHPLDAITPVTITSTAKLRAELGRVRRQGYAVSMGERQNGAGSVAAPVRYATGQVFGSISLCGPQNRFTPEVCAAHGALVAAAAAEISAELGFRPPAQRVAGRTGQEQNWGGGTGE